A stretch of Procambarus clarkii isolate CNS0578487 chromosome 20, FALCON_Pclarkii_2.0, whole genome shotgun sequence DNA encodes these proteins:
- the LOC123755311 gene encoding double-stranded RNA-specific editase 1 isoform X7, protein MDFYQDNLPAPMDSKMDVGNEVPVSDSDTSMQEGEQQPENRKRPWEKPGGIKIKRKKVPGAKNLKIRRYVQPKNAVMCLNELRPGVTYTTEQEGGVGQPFCISVEVSNGTETQKYRGFGSSKQLAKQAAAEAALISFVKPPVTANSTENQEEDKTPWATLASFAIYKLFNDWREGRVGMCPPPAQPYGTAVPPGFQAFLNQPVGGSAVKEESPQAAAFAEAICAHLGGRAPNTPATDAKPDTNLSFQSTEPVKVPNPAKQVPENAAGMHPVMVLHQMKPAVQYSVSQTMRESKPFFTVSAEIDGKEFTGEGEVNKNIFKLLI, encoded by the exons GTTCCCGTGTCTGATAGTGACACCTCAATGCAAGAGGGAGAACAGCAGCCAGAAAACAGGAAACGTCCCTGGGAGAAGCCAGGAG GCATCAAGATCAAGAGAAAGAAGGTGCCAGGAGCCAAGAATCTTAAGATCCGGAGGTATGTGCAGCCTAAGAATGCAGTTATGTGCCTCAACGAACTTCGGCCTGGAGTGACGTACACAACGGAGCAGGAGGGAGGAGTCGGTCAACCATTCTGTATATCTGTAGAGGTTTCTAATGGG ACTGAAACACAAAAATATAGAGGCTTTGGGTCATCTAAACAACTGGCAAAGCAAGCGGCAGCAGAAGCGGCACTAATAAGCTTTGTGAAACCACCCGTCACTGCAAATTCTACAGAAAATCAAGAGGAAGATAAGACCCCTTGGGCTACGCTTGCATCATTTGCCATATATAAACTGTTCAACGATTGGCGTGAGGGTAGAGTTGGCATGTGCCCTCCCCCTGCCCAGCCTTACGGCACTGCAGTTCCACCTG GATTTCAAGCATTCCTAAATCAGCCTGTGGGAGGAAGTGCCGTGAAGGAGGAGTCTCCACAAGCTGCTGCATTTGCTGAAGCAATATGTGCTCATCTAGGAGGCCGTGCACCAAACACTCCTGCAACTGATGCAAAA cCGGACACAAATTTGTCTTTCCAGTCGACAGAACCTGTGAAAGTGCCAAATCCAGCCAAGCAAGTCCCTGAAAATGCTGCCGGAATGCATCCTGTCATGGTCCTGCATCAGATGAAACCTGCAGTGCAGTACTCTGTTTCTCAGACGATGCGCGAGAGCAAGCCTTTCTTTACTGTCTCGGCTGAAATTGATGGAAAGGAGTTTACTGGAGAAGGTGAggttaataaaaatatttttaaacTACTGATTTAG